Proteins encoded by one window of Salmonirosea aquatica:
- a CDS encoding LamG domain-containing protein, translating into MKNSKSILKGLFFLGMIATVFSCQKMVRPELVLVSDDDPAFNGPLQRLWAFEGTPTDSVWGSRGTATGISYIDGVKGKAYKGSTTGQIEYATAGKVATMESFTIAFWMKAESRDGGAQAVFMLPNTDDFWGNTFMLIDGPAKNDSMLVKFNFAGNWIEFTGNGTNANGLNRWPDAYNKWIHVAFTYDAATSKFAAYRDGTKLPLDATVTERKKDGAPLGALKFNNPSKFVIGGFQQHIGIKAPADSWMLHYTGGLDQFRIYTKALSDSEIKELYTQKK; encoded by the coding sequence ATGAAAAATAGCAAATCAATTCTAAAGGGGCTCTTCTTCCTCGGAATGATCGCAACGGTCTTTTCCTGTCAGAAAATGGTACGGCCCGAGCTGGTGTTAGTCTCTGACGACGATCCAGCCTTTAATGGCCCCCTACAACGGCTATGGGCTTTTGAAGGTACCCCTACCGACAGCGTATGGGGTAGCCGGGGCACCGCGACCGGTATCTCCTATATCGACGGGGTAAAAGGCAAAGCTTACAAAGGCTCTACAACTGGGCAAATCGAGTACGCCACGGCGGGTAAAGTAGCTACCATGGAGAGCTTCACCATCGCTTTCTGGATGAAAGCCGAGAGCCGGGACGGCGGTGCCCAAGCCGTGTTCATGCTACCCAATACCGACGATTTTTGGGGCAATACTTTCATGCTCATCGATGGGCCCGCCAAAAATGACTCCATGCTCGTCAAATTCAATTTTGCGGGCAACTGGATTGAATTTACGGGTAATGGTACCAACGCCAACGGCCTGAACCGCTGGCCCGACGCCTATAATAAGTGGATTCACGTGGCTTTCACATACGATGCGGCTACGTCGAAGTTTGCCGCGTACCGCGATGGTACCAAACTTCCGCTGGATGCTACTGTTACGGAGCGCAAAAAGGACGGGGCACCGCTGGGAGCTCTCAAATTCAACAACCCATCCAAGTTTGTCATTGGTGGTTTCCAGCAGCATATCGGTATCAAAGCGCCCGCCGACAGCTGGATGCTGCATTACACTGGCGGGCTGGATCAGTTCCGTATTTATACCAAGGCTCTTTCCGATTCGGAGATTAAGGAACTATACACGCAGAAAAAGTAG
- a CDS encoding RagB/SusD family nutrient uptake outer membrane protein → MKFFKKPLVVTAVMGLLILSGCKDFLDREPLGRYTEKDIPAGSFDSQVFGVYAKMRSFGVSAMPYLAIHNFRSDDAVKGSSTTDGVAQEKIYDQFQYVKDEWLMNSYWSDHYALINAANAVIADIDSVGATDEATLINKGEAKFMRAYAYFNLVRTYGEVPKIDFKINDAGQANIPKSPTTAIFTLIDADLQEAAATLPVSWDAQYIGRLTKGAALALHAKSYMWRGNWASALAAAKQVIGLGKYSLVSDYSGIFRETGENNAESIFEVQAYYDISQTGLGIQYSQMQGVRGSGAWDLGWGWNTPTQELADAFEKGDPRKDATLLYSGQANTPYNELVPPATVSVPRPYWNKKTYTNPTLRAAKGSRFGEWVNLRVIRYADVLLWAAEAANELGGEQNTTDALGWLEMIRARARAGNAAVLPAITTKNQAELREAIRHERRVELGMENERFFDLVRWGIAEETLKSSGYQSRNRYLPIPQPEIDKSKGVLVQNPEY, encoded by the coding sequence ATGAAATTTTTCAAAAAACCGTTGGTCGTTACGGCCGTTATGGGTCTGCTGATCCTGTCGGGCTGCAAGGATTTCCTGGATCGCGAACCGCTGGGACGCTATACCGAGAAGGATATACCTGCCGGCTCGTTCGACAGCCAGGTATTTGGCGTATATGCCAAAATGCGCAGTTTCGGGGTATCGGCCATGCCCTACCTGGCCATCCATAACTTCCGCTCCGATGACGCCGTAAAAGGTAGTTCCACGACGGATGGAGTGGCGCAGGAAAAAATATACGATCAATTTCAGTATGTCAAAGATGAGTGGCTGATGAACAGCTATTGGAGCGACCATTACGCCCTGATCAACGCCGCCAACGCGGTTATCGCTGACATCGACTCCGTGGGTGCTACTGATGAAGCCACGCTGATTAACAAAGGCGAGGCCAAGTTCATGCGGGCGTATGCTTATTTCAACCTCGTGCGGACCTACGGGGAAGTGCCTAAAATTGATTTCAAAATCAACGACGCTGGACAAGCTAACATTCCTAAATCGCCGACAACAGCCATTTTTACGTTGATTGATGCCGACCTCCAGGAAGCGGCGGCTACACTACCTGTTTCCTGGGACGCCCAGTATATCGGACGGCTCACCAAAGGCGCTGCTCTGGCGTTGCATGCTAAGAGCTACATGTGGCGAGGTAACTGGGCCAGTGCCCTGGCGGCGGCCAAGCAGGTCATTGGACTGGGCAAGTACAGTTTGGTTAGCGATTATAGCGGCATTTTTAGGGAAACAGGCGAAAATAACGCAGAGTCCATCTTTGAGGTACAGGCTTATTACGACATTTCGCAAACGGGTCTGGGTATCCAGTATTCCCAAATGCAGGGCGTACGCGGTTCGGGAGCCTGGGATTTGGGTTGGGGCTGGAACACGCCCACGCAAGAATTAGCCGATGCTTTTGAAAAAGGTGACCCCCGGAAAGACGCCACACTGCTGTACTCCGGCCAGGCAAATACCCCCTACAACGAACTGGTACCTCCCGCTACGGTCAGCGTTCCTCGCCCATATTGGAACAAAAAAACGTATACCAATCCTACCCTACGTGCTGCCAAGGGTAGCCGTTTCGGAGAATGGGTCAACCTTCGGGTGATACGCTACGCCGATGTGCTGTTATGGGCGGCCGAAGCTGCCAATGAGTTGGGTGGTGAGCAAAACACCACGGATGCTCTGGGCTGGCTTGAAATGATACGTGCGCGTGCCCGGGCCGGTAATGCGGCCGTACTTCCTGCCATAACCACTAAAAACCAGGCTGAACTTCGGGAAGCGATCCGTCATGAGCGGCGTGTGGAATTAGGGATGGAAAATGAGCGTTTCTTTGACCTGGTACGCTGGGGCATTGCCGAGGAGACCCTAAAATCCAGCGGTTACCAGTCCCGGAACCGGTACCTTCCCATTCCGCAGCCTGAGATTGATAAATCGAAAGGCGTGTTGGTCCAAAATCCTGAATATTAA
- a CDS encoding SusC/RagA family TonB-linked outer membrane protein, with translation MKEIVRFTYLLLFMCTCGYAQAQEISISGKVTASDGSALPGASVLLKGTTTGVPTDIEGNFTIQVPSPTSVLVFSMIGMAPKEVTVGTQTNIEVVLEDDAKALNEVVVIGYGTASKRDLTGSIVTIKGKDVADKPVVNPVAALQGRVAGLSVVNSGRPGESPDVRIRGTNSINGAKPVYIVDGILNDNINFINPADIESIEVLKDPSSLAIFGVRGANGAIAITTKKAKPGQLNVNFNSTVGFKQVQKRISLTNADQFKELYNEQLTNQGSAPYNYANWTGNTDWQDQIFQKGILNYDNISISGATEKNKFYMGLGYVNEEGIIKHEQYQKITININDELQVSKALKFGVTFNAYKANLPVNKNVGSAIVAAPIAPIRDEASGLYHTLPDFQRAQVYNPLVDVELQKGTAVNREYRAVGSIYGQVYFLKDFNFKASLYADYGFNTGRSYQPLITVYNPEIVGEDKRDNLVRQTSVNQYQNIYPKLQQDYLLTYAKTFGKHDLTVLGGVTTYYSGYESTSSSVQQGTSFAIPNDPQYWYVDNVGDPSTKRGSGSAWESATLSYLGRVLYNYDGKYLLNGSFRRDGSSAFTGSGRWQNFGAIGAGWVVSEEDFFKNQGVIDYLKIKGSWGILGSQNIDDRYRYPAYPTLTAANSGVFGENIVAALQNEYLYDPNLRWETNRAFEAGFEAYTLNNRLFLEANYYNKLTKNMLALIPGAAGTVPGLTNTGEVSNQGIELSANWNQDVTSDFSYTISGNFTTLNNKVRKLATTGFDIINGASRTTEGYPIGYFWGYKVAGVYQNDVEFVKSPASSIGEVFPGDLKYEDVNGDGFITEADRTIIGNPTPDFTYGLNFSATYKGFDLAIGGQGVFGNEIFRQWNRGTFAQFNYQTARLDRWNGPGTSNWEPILNTGRSNNYLISSYWIEDGSYFRIRNVQLGYNFKKEALERLKIKSLRLFVNAQNLHTFTNSTGYTPEIGGSAISFGVDNGTYPLPAIYTFGLNLNF, from the coding sequence ATGAAAGAAATAGTACGATTTACGTACCTGCTATTATTTATGTGTACCTGCGGCTACGCGCAGGCGCAAGAGATTAGCATTTCGGGTAAGGTAACTGCTTCGGATGGGAGTGCTTTGCCCGGCGCGAGCGTGCTCCTAAAGGGGACCACGACCGGCGTGCCCACCGACATAGAGGGTAATTTTACCATCCAGGTACCCTCACCTACCTCAGTACTGGTATTCTCCATGATCGGAATGGCACCCAAGGAGGTTACCGTAGGTACCCAAACCAATATAGAGGTCGTGCTCGAAGACGATGCTAAAGCCCTGAACGAGGTAGTAGTGATTGGCTATGGTACGGCCAGTAAGCGTGACCTGACGGGTTCTATCGTTACCATCAAGGGAAAGGATGTGGCTGACAAGCCGGTTGTGAACCCCGTAGCGGCTTTGCAGGGACGGGTAGCCGGGCTATCGGTTGTGAATTCAGGCCGCCCTGGTGAGTCGCCCGACGTACGCATCCGGGGTACCAACTCCATCAACGGCGCTAAGCCTGTGTATATCGTGGATGGCATCCTCAATGACAACATTAACTTCATCAATCCGGCGGACATTGAGTCTATTGAAGTTCTTAAAGATCCTTCGTCACTGGCAATTTTCGGGGTGCGAGGTGCTAACGGTGCTATCGCTATAACTACGAAAAAAGCCAAGCCTGGACAATTAAACGTGAATTTCAACAGTACGGTGGGTTTCAAACAGGTGCAGAAGCGTATTAGCCTCACCAATGCCGATCAGTTTAAAGAACTCTACAACGAGCAGCTTACTAACCAAGGCAGCGCGCCCTACAACTACGCCAACTGGACAGGCAATACCGACTGGCAGGACCAGATTTTCCAGAAGGGCATCCTGAACTACGATAATATCAGCATTTCAGGCGCAACTGAGAAAAACAAGTTCTATATGGGTCTTGGCTACGTGAACGAAGAAGGAATAATCAAGCACGAGCAATACCAGAAAATCACTATCAATATCAATGATGAATTGCAGGTGTCGAAAGCCCTGAAATTTGGCGTGACCTTCAATGCGTACAAGGCCAATTTGCCTGTGAATAAGAATGTCGGCTCTGCCATTGTGGCTGCGCCGATAGCGCCGATTCGTGACGAGGCGAGCGGTTTGTACCATACCTTACCCGATTTTCAACGCGCCCAGGTGTATAATCCTCTGGTAGATGTAGAATTGCAGAAAGGTACCGCCGTCAACCGCGAATACCGGGCCGTCGGTAGTATATATGGGCAGGTTTATTTCTTGAAAGATTTCAATTTTAAAGCATCACTCTATGCCGATTACGGTTTCAACACGGGTCGCTCGTACCAGCCCTTGATCACCGTATATAATCCCGAAATTGTTGGAGAAGACAAACGGGATAATCTGGTACGGCAGACGTCTGTCAATCAGTATCAGAACATTTATCCTAAACTCCAGCAGGATTACCTGCTCACCTACGCCAAAACTTTCGGTAAGCATGATCTAACAGTGCTGGGCGGGGTTACGACTTATTACAGTGGCTATGAGAGTACCTCATCCAGTGTGCAGCAGGGGACGAGCTTTGCCATTCCGAATGATCCACAATACTGGTATGTAGATAACGTAGGCGATCCCTCGACCAAACGCGGATCGGGATCGGCCTGGGAATCGGCTACCCTTTCCTATTTGGGACGGGTTCTGTACAACTATGATGGCAAGTACCTGTTGAACGGTTCTTTTCGTCGGGACGGGAGTTCGGCATTTACGGGCAGCGGTCGCTGGCAGAATTTCGGTGCCATCGGTGCCGGTTGGGTAGTGAGCGAGGAAGATTTCTTCAAAAACCAAGGTGTGATCGACTATCTGAAAATCAAAGGCTCGTGGGGTATCCTGGGTAGCCAGAACATCGACGATCGCTACCGCTATCCCGCCTACCCTACCCTTACGGCGGCTAACTCGGGGGTATTCGGAGAGAATATCGTGGCTGCCTTGCAGAATGAGTACCTCTACGACCCTAACCTGCGTTGGGAGACCAACCGTGCTTTCGAGGCAGGTTTCGAGGCCTATACTCTGAATAACCGCTTGTTCCTGGAAGCTAATTACTACAACAAGTTGACCAAAAATATGCTGGCCCTGATACCGGGTGCGGCGGGTACGGTACCCGGACTGACCAATACGGGTGAAGTTTCCAACCAGGGTATCGAGCTATCGGCCAACTGGAACCAGGATGTCACGAGCGACTTTTCCTACACAATTAGCGGTAACTTCACCACCTTGAATAATAAGGTTAGGAAGCTGGCCACCACCGGTTTCGACATCATCAACGGTGCCTCCCGTACCACCGAAGGCTATCCGATCGGTTATTTCTGGGGGTACAAGGTTGCTGGTGTGTACCAGAATGACGTGGAGTTTGTAAAATCTCCGGCTAGCTCCATCGGGGAAGTATTCCCGGGCGACCTCAAATATGAAGACGTCAACGGCGACGGGTTCATCACTGAAGCGGACCGCACCATCATTGGCAACCCTACGCCCGACTTCACCTACGGCCTGAACTTTTCGGCTACGTATAAGGGCTTCGATTTGGCAATTGGTGGACAGGGAGTATTTGGCAACGAGATTTTCCGTCAATGGAACCGGGGTACCTTTGCCCAGTTCAACTACCAGACTGCCCGCCTCGACCGTTGGAATGGTCCGGGTACCTCCAACTGGGAGCCGATCCTGAACACTGGCCGCTCCAACAACTATCTCATTTCTTCGTACTGGATCGAGGATGGCAGCTACTTCCGCATTCGGAACGTGCAGTTAGGGTATAATTTTAAGAAAGAGGCGCTGGAAAGACTCAAAATTAAGTCCTTGAGGCTATTCGTCAATGCCCAGAACCTCCACACCTTTACCAACAGCACAGGCTATACACCCGAAATAGGAGGTAGTGCTATTTCGTTCGGCGTGGACAACGGCACCTACCCCCTACCCGCGATCTATACGTTTGGTTTGAATCTAAATTTCTAA
- a CDS encoding triple tyrosine motif-containing protein — MKTKHKIILFLRFTVWFALFQPALGQELPLITNYSSTTYRAHNQNWDISQRDDRIMYAANSDGLLEYDGANWRLFPLPNGQIVRSVLCDKDKTGTQRTYVGGFGEFGFWENTPTGKMTYHSLSKGIRFKSIETEEIWHILKAGETIYFQSFSYIYQYDGKRVTEIRAPGNFMYLRNVGNRQLIQLIDKGLYILEGKTFRPLEGTEDLSRTSVSSILPFDQGKILIATAKHGLFLWENGKMRPWNVTIAAELKKSILNKALRLKNGTYAFGTILNGLYLVSAEGDLISHFDSQNGLQNNTILSLFEDARQNLWLGLNKGMDMISLASPLSFYTKTNNPLGTTYAAAVWNNRLYVGSNSGLFVKKWPSGEPFQLVPGLQGQVWDLKVIDGQLICGHSEGTFRITETQIEKISSIPGGWTLLTIEARGEKFLMQGTYTGLHIYQKNNQGLWEYAHRVEKVPPIPIKGIVQDKNGVFWLSHAYKGLYRMRLNDDLKSAKEWSAYESPLELPSEYSVELASWKNRVLIRSGGRFYTPTPQYKLMPDPDFNAGEDDIYKLRMGMAGEWFKIYRDQVFLERTDGESRGFGLSLVRNSETIVPLTDRYYLFCLGNGYALLDRSNLNSQVAEPLVPLIRKVTSLTQSSVSFPTTYPPQIPDQTRSLRISYALPLYGSEILYQYRLKGLTDAWSDWTVQSFADFTNLAVGTYDFQVRNSLNPLVTSYVFEMQPHWYEALWAKILFLLVGISLIIGLILWQEKRLAAHRRKLLAEQEQKLHQQQLAAEKKIIEIRNESLQNEIRNKSQQLSNIAINVVRKNEILEEIRDELQQVKAEMGQQLSNIHYHKLLNSIERNVSGKEDWKLFEDNFNDVHDEFFKRLKKINPSITPSELRLAACLRMNLATKEMAPALGISVRGVEIKRYRLRKKLDLDNDVNLNDFMMNV, encoded by the coding sequence ATGAAAACCAAGCACAAAATCATTTTATTTCTGCGCTTTACCGTATGGTTTGCCCTGTTCCAACCCGCCCTCGGACAAGAACTACCCTTGATTACCAATTATTCGAGTACGACCTACCGGGCACACAACCAGAACTGGGACATAAGCCAAAGGGACGACCGAATCATGTACGCTGCCAATTCGGACGGGCTGCTGGAATATGACGGGGCCAACTGGCGGCTTTTTCCACTGCCCAACGGGCAGATTGTGCGCTCCGTGCTTTGCGATAAGGATAAAACAGGTACTCAACGTACCTATGTGGGTGGTTTCGGTGAGTTTGGATTTTGGGAGAATACCCCCACCGGGAAAATGACCTATCACTCGTTAAGCAAAGGAATTAGATTCAAGAGTATTGAAACGGAAGAAATCTGGCACATTCTGAAAGCCGGCGAGACGATCTATTTCCAATCGTTTTCCTACATCTACCAATATGACGGCAAGCGTGTGACCGAAATCAGGGCACCAGGCAACTTCATGTACCTGCGTAACGTCGGGAATCGGCAACTCATTCAACTGATCGACAAGGGATTGTATATTCTCGAAGGAAAGACATTCCGCCCGCTAGAAGGAACGGAGGACCTCAGCCGAACCAGTGTATCCTCCATTCTGCCTTTCGATCAGGGCAAAATTCTCATCGCCACCGCCAAACATGGGCTTTTTTTGTGGGAAAACGGCAAAATGCGGCCATGGAATGTAACGATCGCAGCTGAACTGAAAAAAAGCATTCTTAACAAGGCTCTCCGTTTAAAAAACGGTACGTATGCCTTCGGTACCATACTGAATGGCCTGTACCTTGTATCGGCGGAAGGCGACCTGATAAGCCATTTTGATTCACAGAATGGGCTGCAAAACAACACTATCCTGTCCCTTTTCGAGGACGCCCGGCAGAATTTGTGGTTGGGCCTGAACAAGGGCATGGATATGATCAGCCTGGCTTCACCCCTGAGCTTTTACACTAAAACCAATAACCCCCTGGGTACCACTTACGCGGCTGCCGTGTGGAATAACCGGCTCTATGTGGGTTCCAACAGTGGTTTGTTTGTCAAAAAATGGCCCTCCGGCGAGCCATTCCAGTTGGTGCCAGGTTTGCAGGGACAGGTTTGGGACCTTAAAGTGATCGATGGGCAGCTCATTTGCGGCCATAGCGAAGGTACCTTTCGAATCACCGAAACCCAAATAGAAAAGATTTCCTCCATCCCGGGCGGCTGGACCTTGCTCACCATTGAGGCAAGAGGGGAAAAGTTTCTGATGCAAGGTACCTATACAGGACTGCACATCTACCAAAAAAATAACCAAGGCCTATGGGAATACGCTCACCGGGTCGAAAAGGTACCTCCTATACCCATCAAAGGGATAGTCCAGGATAAAAACGGGGTTTTCTGGCTTTCCCACGCCTACAAAGGATTGTACCGGATGCGGCTGAATGATGATTTGAAATCTGCCAAAGAATGGTCGGCCTATGAATCGCCCCTGGAATTGCCCAGCGAGTATTCTGTAGAACTCGCTTCTTGGAAAAACAGGGTACTGATTCGATCGGGAGGGCGCTTTTACACGCCTACTCCTCAATACAAACTGATGCCTGATCCTGATTTTAACGCCGGGGAAGACGATATCTATAAATTACGCATGGGAATGGCGGGTGAATGGTTTAAAATCTACCGCGATCAGGTGTTTCTTGAAAGAACTGACGGTGAAAGTCGAGGTTTTGGTCTGTCACTGGTAAGAAATTCCGAAACGATTGTTCCGCTTACAGACCGTTATTACTTGTTTTGCCTCGGAAACGGCTATGCCCTGCTCGATCGCTCGAACCTGAATAGTCAGGTTGCAGAGCCTTTGGTGCCCCTTATCAGAAAAGTGACGAGCCTGACTCAATCATCGGTTTCGTTCCCAACAACCTACCCACCGCAAATTCCTGATCAAACACGCTCTCTACGAATAAGTTACGCACTCCCATTATACGGCAGTGAAATCCTATACCAATACCGACTGAAAGGCCTGACCGATGCCTGGTCTGATTGGACCGTGCAAAGTTTTGCGGATTTTACCAACCTGGCGGTCGGTACGTATGATTTTCAGGTCAGGAATTCGCTTAATCCGCTCGTGACTTCTTATGTATTTGAGATGCAACCGCATTGGTATGAAGCACTATGGGCCAAAATTCTCTTCTTATTAGTCGGAATCTCTCTGATAATCGGCCTTATCCTTTGGCAGGAGAAACGATTGGCCGCTCACCGTAGGAAGTTATTGGCTGAGCAGGAGCAGAAACTACACCAGCAGCAGTTGGCGGCGGAAAAAAAGATCATCGAGATACGGAACGAGAGCTTACAGAATGAGATAAGGAACAAGAGCCAGCAATTGAGCAATATCGCCATCAACGTGGTACGTAAGAACGAAATCCTGGAAGAAATCCGGGACGAGTTACAGCAGGTGAAAGCAGAAATGGGACAGCAACTGTCTAATATACACTACCACAAATTGTTGAACAGTATCGAACGCAATGTGTCGGGCAAGGAGGACTGGAAGCTATTCGAGGATAACTTTAATGATGTGCACGATGAATTCTTTAAACGGCTGAAAAAAATAAACCCTTCGATTACCCCTTCCGAACTCCGCCTGGCAGCCTGCCTGAGAATGAACCTGGCTACTAAAGAAATGGCCCCAGCACTGGGAATTTCTGTTCGCGGTGTAGAAATCAAACGCTACCGACTTCGAAAAAAGTTAGACTTGGACAATGATGTCAATTTGAACGATTTCATGATGAACGTTTGA
- a CDS encoding 6-bladed beta-propeller, producing MINSNPSRRNFLRTTALTATAMTFKPFYILNAKPKTNGEIIGHGTHTYKVQLGWGDLDSSKFPINNCHEMVQDSKGRLIMVGDEVKNNILVYDRSGKLLDSWGHEYPGGHGLTLWNANGEEFLFICDPNLGKVVKTDIQGKVLLTIEHPSKVGAYEEKMAFKPTETAIGPDGTIYVADGYGSQWILRYTTNGEYIDKFGGPGDEDHQFATAHGVAIDYRNKANPTLLVTSRVHNSFKRFSLDGKYLSTIFLPGAYVCRPVMDGDNLYAGVCWSRLRYLNQTPNSGFVTILDKNDKVISNPGGTKPEYRDGQLQMMVQNYPQFMHCHDVCVDNEKNVYICQWNAKKTYPIKLVRV from the coding sequence ATGATCAATTCCAACCCTTCCCGCCGTAATTTCCTGCGAACTACGGCCCTCACTGCAACAGCTATGACTTTTAAGCCCTTCTACATACTGAACGCAAAGCCCAAAACCAATGGTGAAATCATCGGTCACGGTACCCATACCTACAAAGTACAGCTAGGCTGGGGAGATCTGGATTCCTCTAAATTTCCCATCAACAACTGCCACGAAATGGTGCAGGACAGCAAGGGTAGGCTGATTATGGTTGGTGACGAGGTGAAAAACAACATCTTGGTGTACGACCGTTCCGGCAAACTGCTGGACAGTTGGGGCCACGAGTACCCGGGCGGCCACGGCCTCACGCTCTGGAATGCCAACGGCGAGGAGTTCCTGTTTATCTGTGATCCCAACCTGGGGAAAGTAGTCAAAACCGATATACAGGGTAAGGTACTCCTAACCATCGAACATCCCTCGAAAGTAGGGGCCTACGAAGAAAAAATGGCTTTTAAACCAACTGAAACGGCCATCGGGCCTGATGGTACCATCTACGTGGCCGACGGCTACGGCTCGCAGTGGATACTCCGCTACACCACGAATGGCGAGTATATTGATAAGTTTGGTGGACCCGGCGATGAGGATCATCAGTTCGCTACTGCCCACGGCGTAGCCATCGATTACCGCAACAAAGCCAATCCTACGCTGTTGGTAACCTCACGCGTACACAATTCCTTCAAACGCTTCAGCTTGGATGGAAAGTACCTATCGACCATATTCCTACCGGGTGCCTACGTGTGTCGCCCTGTCATGGATGGCGACAATCTGTACGCCGGCGTATGTTGGTCAAGGCTAAGGTACCTCAATCAAACGCCCAATTCGGGGTTTGTGACGATTCTGGATAAAAACGACAAAGTGATTTCTAATCCCGGAGGTACCAAACCCGAATACCGCGATGGGCAGCTACAAATGATGGTACAAAACTACCCCCAGTTTATGCATTGCCACGATGTCTGCGTTGATAATGAGAAGAATGTATACATCTGCCAGTGGAATGCCAAAAAGACGTATCCGATCAAGTTGGTGAGAGTGTAG
- a CDS encoding RNA polymerase sigma factor codes for MSIPVQQTILSTVKQYGQKLFGFIRKRVNSHEDAEDILQEVWQQLSSVVNIGEIEQMSGWLHTVARNKIIDRQRKNVPEPLSDSVYESDDGALNFKEILLIDPGSDPEAKYMRELFWQELFTALDELPPAQRDVFVWNEMEDMTLQQIADKTEQNLKTVISRKGYAVKYLRKRLQTLYNELFNY; via the coding sequence TTGTCGATACCGGTCCAGCAAACTATCCTTTCTACCGTAAAGCAGTACGGCCAGAAACTATTCGGTTTCATCAGGAAGCGAGTGAACTCGCACGAGGACGCCGAAGACATTTTGCAGGAAGTGTGGCAGCAATTGAGTAGTGTGGTAAACATCGGCGAGATCGAGCAGATGAGTGGCTGGCTCCATACCGTAGCCCGTAACAAGATCATCGACCGCCAGCGAAAAAATGTCCCCGAACCGCTGAGCGATTCTGTGTACGAAAGCGATGACGGAGCACTCAACTTTAAGGAAATTCTGCTGATTGATCCCGGCAGCGACCCGGAGGCGAAGTACATGCGGGAACTCTTCTGGCAGGAGTTGTTCACCGCCCTCGACGAATTGCCTCCGGCCCAGCGGGATGTATTCGTATGGAACGAAATGGAAGACATGACCCTGCAGCAGATCGCGGATAAGACGGAACAGAACCTCAAAACAGTTATTTCTCGGAAAGGATATGCTGTAAAATATTTGCGTAAACGATTGCAAACTCTGTATAACGAACTTTTCAACTACTGA
- a CDS encoding response regulator transcription factor — protein MEKEMNSKWALKKTDATVLVAKSEPFTCEVLGSLLKTEGFDVVGRASKLDDLISKIQTKKPSCVITEVGVIGDASLLMNALGQMKKVPKVVLYVNSHDTRDISKVLEAKFSAYLHAEDQLEELYHCLQSTKKDDTYYSTCFKDLIHELGITEADSETLRIIKSLTKRERQVLQLLTKGLTGHQVADQLNMSYRTLANHKQNITQKFSLASGRHLLRQGLQIKGFLSNPQAGGK, from the coding sequence ATGGAAAAGGAAATGAATTCGAAATGGGCTTTGAAGAAAACGGACGCTACTGTCCTGGTCGCTAAGTCCGAACCGTTCACATGTGAAGTACTGGGAAGCCTGCTCAAGACCGAAGGATTTGATGTGGTAGGCAGAGCTTCGAAGCTGGATGATCTGATAAGCAAAATTCAAACAAAAAAACCATCGTGTGTCATAACAGAAGTAGGGGTTATCGGCGACGCCTCCTTACTGATGAATGCCCTGGGACAAATGAAGAAGGTACCTAAGGTAGTACTCTACGTAAACAGCCACGACACCCGCGATATATCGAAAGTACTAGAGGCCAAGTTCAGCGCCTATCTGCACGCCGAGGACCAACTCGAGGAATTATACCACTGCCTGCAATCCACGAAGAAAGACGATACCTATTACAGTACCTGTTTCAAGGATCTGATTCATGAATTGGGTATCACCGAGGCCGACAGCGAAACTTTGCGGATCATCAAGTCGCTTACCAAGCGTGAGCGGCAGGTACTGCAGCTACTGACTAAAGGTCTCACAGGCCATCAGGTAGCCGACCAACTGAACATGAGCTACCGTACTCTGGCCAATCATAAACAGAACATCACCCAGAAATTCTCTTTGGCTAGTGGAAGGCACCTACTGCGGCAGGGATTACAGATTAAGGGTTTTCTGTCGAATCCGCAAGCGGGCGGGAAGTGA
- a CDS encoding LytTR family DNA-binding domain-containing protein yields the protein MIEAKTATGDTILNVNDCYLFETEDGSYYVHHSQGKLTISKSLAELENELDPDRFFRGNRNFILNLNYFDSYTYWEKGKYILHSKQLPKKELVMPRARMQTLKESLEKNLSKSTTPASLTSRPLADSTENP from the coding sequence TTGATAGAAGCCAAAACTGCCACAGGCGATACGATTCTCAATGTAAATGACTGCTATCTGTTCGAGACCGAAGATGGAAGCTACTATGTGCATCACAGTCAGGGAAAACTTACTATATCGAAATCGTTGGCAGAACTGGAAAATGAACTGGATCCGGATCGTTTTTTCCGGGGCAACCGCAACTTTATCCTCAATCTCAACTATTTCGATAGCTACACCTACTGGGAAAAAGGAAAGTACATCCTCCATTCAAAGCAGCTACCTAAAAAAGAACTGGTGATGCCCCGCGCCCGCATGCAGACCCTCAAAGAATCGTTGGAAAAGAACTTGTCCAAATCTACTACCCCTGCATCGCTCACTTCCCGCCCGCTTGCGGATTCGACAGAAAACCCTTAA